The DNA sequence TTGTAGAATCGGATCATCTTGGACACCGTAGTCTCGTACAGGACACAGCCCCGTGTGCAGTCAAACGCCACGCGGTGCAACAGGAGAAGAACACCCCTGTCCTCAAAACTCGTGTTGAGCTTCAACCTGTAGGTGCTGTTATCTCCCTTCTTGCTGTGTTCAACGAGGCGAAGGCGAGGTTTGGGTGCATCTGCACGTGAGGTGTAACAGATAAGATGCGAGGAGAGGATAGGAGATGAGAGGAGAGGAGTGGAGTGGAGAGAGAAGCAGACGAGAGGATATGAGACGAGAATAAACGATAATTAATAGACGagaccatcctgaactcaggtcaaaatgagttcggctcattctatccctgacaggatgccttggttttccttgtctggcgaggaaatcgattttttacatatttagatcttttcgtaatgtgttatggatgtaagcagattcgcgttCGTCGATAATGAGTTTTCATGGTgtcgtgtaatttttaaattacaaaagaagtgatatgtaagacagtttcaagcgagttatttttcgcggctgtatttactgtacaaacaactctaaatatggcaaaagtgtcacgtgataatcaaccgtttggtttccgcgctcgctggagcagacgatattttgacagtgatgcaaccatatattacggtctccttccggcagcagtcccaaaatttcgacttgttttgaccttagaacgatgtctttatcataactgtgaagaacagagcGGAGAtgactgtcgaagtcggccaatctgcaatcattttcgtctcgcgaacactgctcgtgaacaacataattatgagagataactctgtattcttgttttgatagattcgcgtaggactttagcgtccggtcagagagataactggcgatagccgttgagcgatgatgatcagaatgctgagacgagacaagacaaaacgatacgagaagaaacgagacaaaacgagacgagacgagacgacaCGACACAATACGATACGAGACGACACGAcacgagacaagacaagacgcgAAAAACCAACACGAGACAAGACGAGACGATTTGAGAcgagacaaaacgaaacaaaacgagAACAGACGAGAATAGATCAGACAGGGAGTACTTTATTTCTTTGTGCCTTCGGCAGCCTAGCCCTGCCTAGCATTGGTAAATGCTTCCCAAATCCTTTGCTTAGTTATTACTCCCGAAATAACTTTCAGagttttttttccccattctCTCCCATATGCCAAACGTTATCACCTTCTGCATGTGGGCCACCCATGACGTTATCATCAGACGTGACGTCACCAGCAGGGCCGACGTCATTTTTCTCCTCTTCCAATTCTCCGAAGGGAAGATAGGTCACCTTCTCATTCCCGAAGGAGATAACCACGTAGGACACTGCCTCTTCTCGCACTCGCCTTTTTCAGAACACAAGAAAGCCTTTGAACATTGTTTTATTGATCACAATAAACTATTGCTTCCAGCTAAATATTCTAAAGACCTGAACGTGCTTAAATTGCACAGGTTGATTATTTCTGCAAAAAAACGGGCAGTGTTAAATTTAGTTAAATCAACTTGAATGTATTATGAAATAATTGCAAATGGCCCGGCttattttctgttatttttgtaaagacacacagatacaattTAATATGTTCACAACCACGCGGTTCTCTGCCTAATCGTAcctaattgtaactttcttttgttgtgttttttaattttaatgttgattgttggtgtgtgtgtgtgtgagtgtgtgtgcgtgtgtgtgtgtgtgtgtgtgtgtgtgtgtgtgtgtgtgtgtgtgtgtgtgcaagcctccatgccactgatctaaaaatatatggaTAGCGCGTCCCTTCTTATTGGCTatcactacattggggtgtgcacgttaaagatcccacgattgacaaaagggtctttcctggcaaaattgtataggcatagataaaaaaatgtccaccaaaatacccgtgtgacttggaataataggccgtgaaaagtaggatatgcgccgaaatggctgcgatctgctggccgatgtgaatgcgtgatgtattgtgtaaaaaaattccatctcacacggcataaataaatccctgcgccttgaatatgtgcgcgatacaaattgcataaaataaaaataaaaaataaaaaaataaatccctgcgcttagaactgtacccacggaatacgcgcaatataagcctcatattgatattgattgaacATTGACGCCGCCggatccgccatcttgggacACTGTTCAATACAGCGAAAGAAGACTACTGTCAACTCTCGAAACTacgattatttccctttgacctatTTTTCAGTGTGGTACGGTGCAGTAAGATGGCGGCACTCTGGTTACGCTGTTTCATTGGCTGTGCGCAATCCATTATTTTCAGATCAATGCTCCATGCCtacgtgcgtgtctgtctgtttgtgcttGTTCTTTCATGTAGCCTAGAGGGGTTTATTGAAAGAAACGTACATCTTTCATGAtaatgcttgtgtgtgtgtgtgtgtgtatgtgcgtgcgtgtgtgcgtgcgtgcgttcgttcgtcTGTCCGTCCCTGCGTCCGTCCCtccgtgcgcgtgtgtgtacgtgtctgtctgtctttgtctaaCTGTACCTGTGTTCTTTGATGTACCCTTTCCAAATCTTCTTCTTGACTTACCTGTTGCCGACGATTCGCGAAGTCAAGGTCAGCTCTGGTTCGTCGCCGTCAGAAAAGGCGATGGAATGCTCGGGAAAAGTGGTCAGTGCGATGTTGGAAATGTTGGGAGAGGGTGGGGGTCCTCCTCCTGCTATGAGCACAAGCAAATAGGTGAGGTCGGGGTTGGTGTTTCTGTAGACTGAGAGCACGGGAGACACGTCTGTGCTTGGTACCGAGAACTGCACCGTCCTGTTGGCGTGGACGATCTCGGTTGCTGGCAAGGATAATGAAAAGGCACGGAATGTTGGTGAATATAATGTTGAGATGGAGGGGGGAAGGGTTGTGTgcgggggagaggggggggagatagACAGAAATAAAGAGTGACAGAAaggcactcacacatacacacacacacacacacgcgcgcacacacacacacacacacgcacacctaaacatacacgcacacacacacacacacacagaggggccGATCAaatttagtttaaaaaaaatgttttgaaaaGTTAAAGTTGCAAGTGAAACAACTCACGCAAGTCATGTGAGTATAGCAAGAACACTGCTTGTTCCTCAGCCTCATAGTGTATGGTGAAGTTGAACAGTGAATGAACTTCATCGAGTTCCTCTGTCAcatttacaatttttagatccAACTTGAGCTGCAAATTATAACCGCGGGACAAAAAGGAAAAATATAACGAAAGAATTATTCCTCCTCTCCCCCTAACACGCCcaagaatacacacacacacacacacacacacacacacacacacacacacacacacaccaacagacacacacacatacacacacacacacacacaccaacagacacacacacatacacacacacacacacacaccaacagacacacgcacacatacacgcacgcacgcacacacacacacacacacacacacacacacacacacacacacacacacacacacatcgtaaACGTGCTTTACATTTTGACGGAGCGATGTGCattatacaacaacaacaacaacaatggcaATAGCAATATCAACAATATTAAGAAGGATGCTGCTGCTGAtggtgctgctgctgatgatgatgatgatgaagaggaggagaaggaggaggaaaagGACTAATTATTAAGCTTATAAAATGACGATTTCAATGTTGACGTTGATGACAACAATGACAATAATGAATAAGGAAAACAAAACGATAATGGTTATGATGAAAACGACGATAAAGATAAATTGACCTCCTTTTTCGCGCCTCCAGCAGACTCAGCTTCCAGTTTTTCCAACCGTGCGTCGAGTGACGTCACTTCGTCTTCAAGCGTTTCCACTTTTTGAACCAATCTGAATAAGACATTTTCCTGAAAGAAGCAGAAAGGAGAAAGACAGATGAAAAACAAGACGCTTGAAACAATATCAAAACTTTGAGTCAATATGTCGGCctgaaacaaaaagataaacacTAAAAAAATGTGTTATCACCGATACTACCTGTTGTAAGGCATGGCTAGCctaagaccgagacgggtcaagCTCGGTTCCGCGAAGCATGAGAACGCTCTATCAAAATAgtctattttctttaattatgaGCATATTTCTATAGAAACATTAAATATTTATCTGATTTTGGATTCAGGAATAGATCAGGAATAGTATGCAACCATTTTTAAGTCTGTTCCAATGGCTATTTTGATGAACAAcataattaattaatgtttaaggttccaagctaaaatgcaatcccatagtccggacttcgtcaaagatggcttgaccaaaatttcaattaatttgatcgaaaagtgagggtgtgacagtgctgcctcaactttcacaaaaagccggatatgacgccatcaaagacatttatcaaaagaatgaaaaagaaCGTATAGGGATATTATTCTCATGAACTCGTGCAAAGTTTCATagagatcggtcctgtagttttctctgaatcgctatagatacagacacacagacacacatacaccaccaccctcgtctcgattccccgtccatgttaaaacatttagttaaaccttgacgaaatgtaaaaagaaaaccgGTAGAAAGATGCAGAACACAATATGCCTACCTGGTCAGAAAACACTGTCCCAAAGAAAACCCAAAACACCACCAATCGCATCGTCACAGCCATCGCAGTTGTACGTGTACTCAGTTGGAGCAAGGTGTGTGATATTTTTATATGTCTTGCTATATTATACGGCTTGAGCAATGTTCACCCTTTAcacgtacagtggaaccccccttttaatacCTCAATGCAGAAATGTACGAacatcaggtctgaaaaagacGGGAGTCGTAAAAAGAAGGGAGGGGGGATTTTTTACAGactttatgaacagaaagtctgagaaaacttggtcttaaaatgggggaagtCCTAAACGTTGGGGATGGCCgaatcgtccgcccgatcgccaggggcgagtaaaacaTTCGCCTGGCAATTTGCCCGGCGGGCCAGTAAAAATTCTGGTCCAATGCAACACTTTTGATCGTAATATGGAGTTTCAAAGCCGTAAACACTtcagatgcagcaactgtgaTATGTACCGGACCATcgaaatttctggcgggctagtgacttgcttgaagttactcgcccggctggcgagttacaattttgagatttggccatccctgtggGGGTCTTGATagaaaggttccactgtatatttgTCAAGTGCTGAAAGTACCAGCCTACATGCAGCAATTACGCGCTTGGCAGCCATTTATGGCAGCGGGAAGTAAAATCCGAAATGTCAACGTGATTGCGGAATTGCGCCATGATTCGAGGGGAGGAGAGTATCATTATTACATTCCGACATGACCCGAGAACAGGCCATTTGGACTTTTAAGTTAAAGGGATGCTGCCAGGCAAAGAattgtgtcaatcaatcaatatgaggcttatatcgcgcgtattccgtgggtacagttctaagcgcagggatttttatttttatttttattttttatctttatgcaatttatattgcgcacatattcaaggcgcagggatttatttatgccgtgtggcatggaattttttttacacaatacatcacgcattcacatcggcctgcagatcgcagccatttcggcgcatatcctacttttcacggcctattattccaagtcacacgggtattttggtggacatttttatctatgcctatacaattttgccaggaaagacccttttgtcaatcgtgggatctttaacgtgcacaccccaatgtagtgtacacgaagggacctcggtttttcgtctcatccgaaagactagcacttgaacccaccacctaggttaggaaaggggggagaaaattgctaacgccctgacccagggtcgaactcgcaacctctcgcttccgagcgcaagtgcgttattaccactcggccacccagtgcagtgtgtatgtgtatgtgtgtgtgtgtgtatgtgtttgtgtgtgtgtgtgtgtgtgtgtgtgtgtgtgtgtgtgtgtgtgtgtatgtgtgtgtgtgtgtgtgtgtgtgtgtgtgagtgtgtgtgtacccatgtttccacaggtttggttgcctaaatcaccataaggcaaccatccacacgtggatggcaacctaaactctggatggcaacctaattgtgtggatggtcgcttcatttaacaccgttaaattgacttttttgacggaaagaatgtcataacaatgttcaaaatgacattctttccgtcctctataggcgacgaaataggtcaaattttgtgcattttttagtgcaaaattcttcgatgccggagcgagtactgcacccagtgctgttgtagtgcaagtgcactagaaaggcactacacccagtgccgcctcttaggtaaccatccacactttaggtgtgtgtgtgcgcgtgaacgtgtgtgtgtgcgtgcgcgtgcgttcgtgcgtgtgtgtgtgtgtgtgtgtgtgattgcgtgcgtgcgtgtgtgtgtgtgtgagtgtgtgtgtgtgtgtgtgtgtgtgagtgtgtgtgtgcgcgtgcgtgtgtgtgtgtggttgcgtgtgtgcgtgcgtgcgtgcgtgcgtgcgtgtgtgattgtgagtgtgtgtgtgtgtgtgtgtgtgtgtgtgtgaataagtTCCACCCaatcaccccccctccccccctacgacaaaaaacacacaatcaacaacACCTTCCGCCCCAAAACTTCCTCCCATACACAACTGAAAATCTGCGCTGTTTCCGTTTAGTTCACTACCATCGTAGCAGGCGATAGAGATGAAATCTTCCGCGTGGCGCGAATTAAGCCCTTTCACTATTTACTTCCCCTCTGAAGAAAAACATATAAAAGATTAAATTAAGCTATGGTTTTCATTTCTCATCTCAAATCCGCGAGGaaagtttgtcaaaacaaaCGCGCCAAGAAAtagtttgttttgttaaatCTGTCCAGTGGTATTTGGATTAGGGAATTCACTGTGTACAAACTGCGGAGAATAACCTAAGACGTTCATCTCAAGGTGTAAACAGTACAAGAGTCGCGCTTGTTATCAGTAACTTGGTACAGATTATTGCAGCAAGATTCCACAGTGTTCAAGATGTACATCTTCTCCTTCATATTGAGGAGTTTTCTGTGGCGTGAGTACTACCTTTTTCTTCataaacttttttgtttgtattacaaatccaaaaacaaagagactgccaacgttccaaaattcagaatcaaataacaagaaaggtaggttgttggaacgtttgttattgacagaacaatacattcacagatatttcgacccaacggattttgaagtgaacagacaaacaaatattcacacaaaacttatcttgatagtctTATCAGTTTAcgcccactcgtcaggaagccgagcgaataataaataataaataacaaATAGATAAatgaccgttgggtcgaaatatcttagaatgtattgttttgtcaataacaaacgttccaacaacctacctttcttgttttttgagttTGTATTACAGTTATGGTTCATTCCGCAAGTTCAGAGTAGTGTAATTCTCACttactcttttgcacatggCGTATGCAGAGCAGCATTTTGCAAGAGTTATGtctacaattttcagataaatgtattatctgtatcataagtgtttgtctgtccgtccacttaaaagaccagTGGGTCAATGTACTgtaggcggggatgtagctcagtcggtagcgcgctggatttgtatccggcagttggccgctgtcagcgtgagttcgtcctcacgttcggcgagagatttatttctcagagtcaactttgtgtgcagactctcctcggtgtccgaacaccccccgtgtgtacacgcaagcacaagaccaagtgcgcacgaaaaagatcctgtaatccatgtcagagttcggtgggttatagaaacacgaaaatacccagcatgcttcctccgaaaacggcgtatggctgcctaaatggcggggtaaaaacggtcatacacgtaaaattccactcgtgcaaaaaacacgagtgtacgtgggagtttcagctcacgaacgcagaagaagaagaagaatgtactgtaaatgtaacgttttgattTATCATAAACTAAACGTTCCAATTTAACCTATCACTaggcttctttttttaattctgaattttggaacgttagctgTCTATCTCACGGTGGTTTTTGAATTTCATGACGTATGcatattacttccctttgtcacGTTTCTTaaattgtggtttttttcaatacaacaacgaaaaaaaattttttaatgaaaaaagcAACAACGTGCAGATAGAAGTAGACACAGCAGAGACAGAGTGTACTTGTCGCAAATTTACTATactacatttcaaataaaagtTACCTGCCGACTATTTATTtacttatctatttatttattaattcatatattaatgtcttttttaaatttatttatttacgggTTGATCTATCGGCACAACCTTAAACAACACTATATTGTCTCTTGGTCTTTACTGATAACGTCAAATCGTCAAAACGACGATTTCATTTGAGACACTTATTTTGAACTTTCCATCACTAATCTCTAACCTCCATACCTACAGTGGTCTTAGCTGGATACGGATTAACACAGCAGTCAACACAGCAGAGTCCCTTCTGCCCCAATGCAAATGGCGACTATCCTAATCCCGCCAGCGAGACCTGCGCCTCCTTCTTCCGTTGTGTGCAAGGGAGGCCACTCGCACTACGCTGTCCAACTGGCGAAGCGTTCGACTTTTTGCTGCGGAGATGCTCCCCCAGAGATGACGTGAACTGTGAGCGACAGTTGCAACTCTTCGCCGCCCCCGCTGCAGGCTCTTCTGGAGGAGGAACGGGAGCGGTGTGTTATATTCGTTTGTTGATGTTAGGCCAAATTAAAatgtatgttggtttagggtaacgtgaccataAAAGATAGGGTCAATAGGTCGgctttaaacaacaacaaaaatcttaAATtgagtcgattttaaaggaggttacttcccttagtctcggtatggttcgcaaaatgtgccaaaagtgtTCGGGCTTttttagaattaaaaaaaaagtgttagggtcAGCGAGAAAAAATatggtcggtcgggttaccctaaaccaacatttacATTTCGATTTGGCCTTAATATAATTTGCAGAAGGGGAAGCGGGACTGAACAGATAATTACTATACATGTACCATGTAAAAGAACTTGTGTCGTCACTGTGTTGTTGTGAGTGGCTGTTACTTGCATTGTATGTGTTAGTTATCCCCCCTCCTTGTCTATATTATCACTCCTAATGTTCTTATGTGTCAGTTATCACTCCTCCTTGTCTATATTATCACTCCTAATTTTTGTATGTGTCAGTTATCACTCCTCCTTGTCTATATTATCACTCCTAATGTTCTTATGTGTCAGTTATCCCTCCTCCTTGTCTATATTATCACTCCTAATTTTTTTATGTGTCAGTTATCACTCCTCCTTGTCTATATTATCACTCCTAATTCTATTATGTGTCAGTTATCGCTCCTCCTTTTCTTTTATTTAAGAGAAAGACCTAAAAAGAAaaccgaaaacggcgtatggctgcctaaatggcggggtaaaaacggtaaaAACCTTACATTCTCTTCCGAGGTAACATCATTCAGGACATTCACATACAATCTTTCATCATTCAAAATACACGTCCTTTGATCAGAACAAACGACAATAAATTTAAGatttaattattttattttcaccTTTCAGAATGGACTGGGCTCTTCCTTCCCGTTCTTAAACGGGGATTCGGATTCCAACAAGTTTTCGTTCCTAAACGGGCTGCCACAGGGCCTCTACGATCACTTGTTCTCACAGAGCAACGCCAATTCCCAGTCGAACCCACAAGGCCAGAATGGGTTGAACCTGCAAGACCTGTTTGGATCAGGCGGATCTGCGCAGAACCAGGCACCTTTCGGGCAAGGAAATGTGTGTTAAAATGACTTTTGATTTCATTTATTGTATTTGTTATTTGGGTTaagcagtttttttttttatcttataCCTCCTGCTGCTACTTTGCTATATATCTTTTATTTTCAATGATCGAGTTtgcaaatatgtgtgtgtgtgtgtgtgtgtgtgtgtgtgtgtgtgtgtgtgtgtgtgtgtgtgtgtgtgtgtgtgcgtgtgtgtgtgtgtgtgtgtgtgtgtgtgtgtgtgtgtgtgtgtgtgtgtgtgtgtgtgtgtgtgtgtgtgtgtgtgtgtgtgtgagacggtATGATGAttctgtttgattttgttttcgaCTTTGCCTTTTCTTACAAAAAAACCCACGCACAAACAAACCACGATTTAAACACTTTTGGGGACAATTTTCAGCAGTTAGGTCAAGGGCAGTCACCACAAGCACAAGGCGCAGGCGGGATCTTTGCTGGCGTGAATGGCCAGGGATCAGGAATTCGTGTGACGTCAGACGGTCAGCTGACTGCAGGCGGCAAGCCGATTGGTAAACTCTACTCTTCACCCCACGGCACCGTCATCGTCATCAAAAAGCCACAAGTGCAACAAGCAGCCGCGGTGAGTGGAATTGGAAACGTCGTGGGTCTCATTTGAATccccccttaaaaaaaataatgaaacgAGTTTGTCTGATGacaaggcacacacaaaaaggagggacagacagacagacagcaaatgAGAGAAAATCAGGGTCCGAATACGCGTATGTCGGTTACGTTTAAATCTTTTAttgatgtggtttttttttaattcatattattattatttatctGCAAAGGCGTGTGTGGCTCTTTATTCGCCGGGAATCGTGCCAGCTGTGCCATCTGCTTGTCGGAGAAGAGTAGCTTTCCTTGTATAGTCAGCTAAAGTGTCGTttacatgtatttatttattttatttttgtttcggaggggggggggggggggtgttgtaaAGAACCTTCTGCGATCGgcagaaaaaaatagggtcgttCGGGGAATCAGAAACATTGATTTCTGTTTCGGCCTAATTTGCGTACGAGGCTGTTATCCAGTGCAAAAAGTTTACACAGACATGTGGTGGTGTAGAAGATCATATAAACGGGACGGAAGGTAATTCTAGCTGTGTTTGCCCAGATCATTCAGTGATAGTGCACACCTTTCCCTCAGATGTCTTCTGGGTCTGAGGTAGGGATTGGGTGGTGGGTGTCCTGAATTCCCAAAGCCCACCCTCACCCTCCCCCTCATATCCGGCAAATGTACCTTTGTTCTCTCAAAACTACTCCTTTCACTTGCTTCATGtcaacgacgggcgcagtggcgtagtggtaagacgtcggcctcctaatcgggaggtcgtgagttcgaatcccggtcgctgccgcctggtgggttaagagtggagatttttccgatctcccaggtcaacttatgtgcagaactgctagtgacttaacccccttcgtgtgtacacgcaagcacaagaccaagtgcgcacggaaaagatcatgtaattcatgtcggagttcggtgggttatagaaacacgaaaatacccagcatgcctcccccgaaagcggcatatggctgcctgaatggcggggtaaaaaccaagtcgtgctaaaaacatgagtgaacgtgggagtttaagcccatgaacgaagaagaagaagaagcgtcATGTCAACAGCATCTGGGAGGCTTTGCTCTTGAGATCCCAAGACTTCCGTTCATACTCTAGGTCTAGCCCTGTCACAAGAATGCAGCTCGAAAGTACCAAACAGTTAATAATAAAGATACGTGGACAAAAATCGGCACTGTATAAAATAGCCGTTTTAAATATTGAAAGAAATCTTGCCAAACTTTTTGTTGCAGGTTCCAAACATTCAAACGTTGAACACAGTGCCCGTCACTCCACAGGACCAACCCCAGCAAGGCACGCCACAACTAGCCACGCCCTCCAATATCCCAGCAGCAAATCAGCAAGGCCAGAACGCTCAGTCACAAGACCCGCGAGCCAATCAGGTTCAGCCTGACGGTtatgcaaatcaggggtcacaACAGAGCGTAACGGAGATACTGAGACAGGCGCTGAGCCAGGGCCTTGGACCCATTTCGCCTGGGATTCCTAGTTTTGTCAACAACCTGAACCAAGTTGACTCTAAGAGCGTTGACATTGGCAGTGGCAGTGACAGCAATGGCAGCGACAATAGTGTCAGTGACAGCGACGTCATTGACACAGACGCCAGCTAGGATGTCCTTTTGTGATTCCAATTTATCGTGTATGTTTCGATTATGTATGGCTGACTCTAGCTAACACATAATCTGTACTTTATTCTGAAATTGTCATTATAATTTTGCATTTTTGTTCACCTTTGATGACTGGATGAGACCtattaaaaaatttaaattatAGATCTTTGTTCATTGTGCACTATGCTCTGTTACTTAGTTCAAGACTGTTTGCCGTGTGTACTATTATGTGTCAtataaagattttttttattgaaacgTTTGCAATGcagtcggtgtgtgtgtgtgtgtgtgtgtgtgtgtgtgtgtgtgtgtgtgtgtgtgtgtgtgtgtgtgtgtgtgtgtgtgtgtgtgtgtgtgtgtgtgtgtagaacgcgAGTTGTAACTTCCACCAAAACACCACTATCCCGCCAAAAGGCGAGCCAAAAACAAAAGCTCACGGAAAAAGAGTAAACATCAAGTTCTCAAACTCATTTCTTCGTTACACTCAGACTATATTCAATCCAATAAATAATCAGGAATGATATTCACGATAACATGACTACAGCACATTGTTATAAAGATCCTGGTGAACATGAATATTTTGCCTAAAGTTAAAGACGTCTCCCTTCCCATGAAGAACTAGTTTTTGGATCACAACAGATCTGTCCAAATCTTTACGTGGGAAAGAGCATCCTTTttacttaacacacacacacacacacacacacacacacacacacacacacacaca is a window from the Littorina saxatilis isolate snail1 linkage group LG10, US_GU_Lsax_2.0, whole genome shotgun sequence genome containing:
- the LOC138978830 gene encoding uncharacterized protein DDB_G0283357-like isoform X2: MYIFSFILRSFLWLVLAGYGLTQQSTQQSPFCPNANGDYPNPASETCASFFRCVQGRPLALRCPTGEAFDFLLRRCSPRDDVNCERQLQLFAAPAAGSSGGGTGANGLGSSFPFLNGDSDSNKFSFLNGLPQGLYDHLFSQSNANSQSNPQGQNGLNLQDLFGSGGSAQNQAPFGQGNLGQGQSPQAQGAGGIFAGVNGQGSGIRVTSDGQLTAGGKPIGKLYSSPHGTVIVIKKPQVQQAAAVPNIQTLNTVPVTPQDQPQQGTPQLATPSNIPAANQQGQNAQSQDPRANQVQPDGYANQGSQQSVTEILRQALSQGLGPISPGIPSFVNNLNQVDSKSVDIGSGSDSNGSDNSVSDSDVIDTDAS
- the LOC138978829 gene encoding uncharacterized protein; amino-acid sequence: MAVTMRLVVFWVFFGTVFSDQENVLFRLVQKVETLEDEVTSLDARLEKLEAESAGGAKKELKLDLKIVNVTEELDEVHSLFNFTIHYEAEEQAVFLLYSHDLPTEIVHANRTVQFSVPSTDVSPVLSVYRNTNPDLTYLLVLIAGGGPPPSPNISNIALTTFPEHSIAFSDGDEPELTLTSRIVGNRRVREEAVSYVVISFGNEKVTYLPFGELEEEKNDVGPAGDVTSDDNVMGGPHAEDAPKPRLRLVEHSKKGDNSTYRLKLNTSFEDRGVLLLLHRVAFDCTRGCVLYETTVSKMIRFYNEDMYDVSDGLSVPYPKGSEAGHYLSFFSVGPQDNTGNLMVACDLGQPCTLDCYFFGDSPRVYFQTGDSPATIDQPRLQDYRDFGGQVFISPPASSHYLAYTSLLFESVPLEAAGVYACHAESASGLSTQVQLITLNII
- the LOC138978830 gene encoding uncharacterized protein isoform X1; this encodes MYIFSFILRSFLWLVLAGYGLTQQSTQQSPFCPNANGDYPNPASETCASFFRCVQGRPLALRCPTGEAFDFLLRRCSPRDDVNCERQLQLFAAPAAGSSGGGTGANGLGSSFPFLNGDSDSNKFSFLNGLPQGLYDHLFSQSNANSQSNPQGQNGLNLQDLFGSGGSAQNQAPFGQGNQLGQGQSPQAQGAGGIFAGVNGQGSGIRVTSDGQLTAGGKPIGKLYSSPHGTVIVIKKPQVQQAAAVPNIQTLNTVPVTPQDQPQQGTPQLATPSNIPAANQQGQNAQSQDPRANQVQPDGYANQGSQQSVTEILRQALSQGLGPISPGIPSFVNNLNQVDSKSVDIGSGSDSNGSDNSVSDSDVIDTDAS